The proteins below are encoded in one region of Aspergillus nidulans FGSC A4 chromosome III:
- a CDS encoding uncharacterized protein (transcript_id=CADANIAT00005727), translating into MTLLTVIDSDDLPPAILTPWTLLPTPTKLPLGWYEEGLQRIQELFSGDIPSWWFAGQVETSHFADWNSLPWWNCTFDQEHPILRLLSDEFLLGDTCDTVLPMPISRSTRSTHGIPRVNANINLCHNNASNKYRKLPHNPYDTAGPTQKGFLAQCKYVFSSPSFNHDKQRLQGSRCAGIYCADMATNYGVALETMYELNPVSNGDCSGFWPEYTYCIEAS; encoded by the exons ATGACACTTTTGACAGTTATCGACAGCGATGACTTACCTCCAGCGATTTTAACGCCCTGGACACTCCTCCCTACGCCAACCAAACTGCCTCTAGGCTGGTATGAGGAAGGACTGCAACGTATACAAGAATTATTCTCGGGCGACATCCCAAGCTGGTGGTTCGCGGGACAGGTTGAGACTAGCCACTTTGCGGACTGGAACTCGCTACCGTGGTGGAACTGCACTTTTGACCAAGAACACCCAATACTGCGCTTACTCTCAGATGAGTTTCTTCTGG GAGATACCTGTGACACTGTCCTGCCGATGCCAATATCGCGCTCGACGCGTTCTACGCATGGAAT ACCCCGAGTTAAcgccaacatcaacctcTGCCATAACAACGCCTCCAACAAGTACCGAAAATTGCCCCATAACCCCTACGACACCGCCGGGCCAACGCAGAAAGGTTTCCTTGCCCAGTGCAAGTACGTCTTCAGTTCTCCCAGTTTCAATCATGACAAGCAGCGGCTTCAAGGATCTAGATGTGCAGGTATATATTGCGCAGATATGGCGACAAACTATGGTGTTGCCTTGGAAACAATGTATGAGTTGAATCCCGTGTCGAATGGTGACTGTAGCGGGTTCTGGCCTGAATATACCTATTGTATCGAGGCCAGTTGA
- a CDS encoding uncharacterized protein (transcript_id=CADANIAT00005731) → MATTQMHRPYPPIYHTPQSSSPASVASQPHEHNRSLYTQSPQMTSTIYGYQQALSALPVQPSPYGAHPSPQQHPLTTQSLMMSHQTSTSQLQHQSSQAPTAALTSPTTATVQQATPSQRALLNPPHPATSAPLQPSNSNHQSSNIGTSSSAAPGPIPATTPLVVRQDSNGVQWIAFEYSRDRVKMEYTIRCDVESVNVDNLSQEFKAENCVYPRACCSKDQYRGNRLVYETECNAVGWALAELNATLRGKRGLIQRAVDSWRNSNQDPRLRSRRVRRMAKINRRQGALPAPPPQHMAPTTGVPPGVSSSSIAPVGPRPSLGPLSAMGPPQLHHHHAQPDGPIHEEASGSADYASGTHRPLPPAPSSSGHSPTDIRNAHVFHGYPTFPLSANSSSGHRGPSIPPLLRDNGLGSFGRNPAVATSGRVEEIEDDEHDPNKDDLFGTLPEGKRRKFILVDDTQRPGCRVRVKVMLDQVDMDEIPDSYRMANSVYPRTYFPVQMKTPRGQGLPGDRYIKDDTQINDVDEDEATVGRTMVPAPQVDDESEIAVPRISRRRHRKEVLLNDLGYRMSWSQSRVFSGRMLFLQRSLDAYRNKMRSTMLAAGQNENSIPPHFETRAGKRRFLERRKRAAMSRDTEHTVSASQHDAEEIEP, encoded by the exons ATGGCTACTACACAAATGCATCGACCTTATCCCCCCATCTACCATACCCCCCAATCATCCTCCCCTGCTTCAGTGGCTTCCCAGCCGCACGAACATAACAGAAGCCTCTATACACAATCTCCTCAAATGACGTCGACGATCTATGGCTATCAACAAGCTTTATCAGCACTCCCTGTGCAGCCATCACCGTATGGAGCGCATCCATCACCTCAGCAACACCCTCTCACCACCCAGTCTTTGATGATGTCCCATCAGACTAGCACAtcccagcttcaacatcaatCTTCCCAGGCGCCAACTGCCGCATTGACTAGTCCTACTACCGCCACTGTCCAGCAGGCAACCCCTTCCCAAAGGGCTCTCTTGAATCCCCCGCACCCCGCAACTTCAGCGCCCCTCCAACCAAGCAATTCCAATCATCAGAGCTCTAACATTGGGACGAGCTCCAGCGCAGCACCCGGTCCTATCCCGGCGACAACCCCTCTAGTTGTACGACAAGACAGCAATGGAGTGCAATGGATTGCCTTTGAGTACTCTCGTGATCGTGTGAAGATGGAGTACACCATTCGGTGTGATGTCGAATCCGTCAACGTGGACAATCTGTCGCAGGAATTCAAAGCAGAGAACTGCGTCTATCCCCGAGCATGCTGCAGCAAGGACCAGTACAGAGGAAATCGTCTTGTTTATGAGACAGAGTGTAATGCTGTTGGGTGGGCACTGGCAGAACTTAACGCCACATTGCGAGGGAAGCGCGGACTGATCCAACGCGCAGTCGATAGCTGGAGGAATAGCAACCAGGATCCTCGACTACGGAGCCGGCGGGTTAGACGAATGGCCAAGATCAATAGACGACAAGGAGCCCTGCCAGCACCGCCGCCTCAACATATGGCTCCGACAACCGGGGTCCCCCCCGGGGTGTCAAGCTCTAGCATCGCACCAGTCGGCCCCCGTCCATCACTTGGACCATTATCAGCTATGGGACCGCCGCAACTACATCACCATCACGCTCAACCTGACGGGCCCATCCATGAGGAAGCTAGCG GTTCCGCCGATTATGCGAGTGGTACCCATCGGCCGCTGCCACCTGCACCTTCTTCTAGTGGGCACTCGCCAACAGACATTCGCAACGCTCATGTTTTCCACGGATATCCTACATTCCCGCTCTCTGCCAACTCTTCGTCTGGACATCGGGGCCCCTCTATCCCCCCTCTGCTTCGGGATAACGGCCTCGGGTCCTTCGGACGCAACCCAGCCGTCGCAACTTCGGGTAGGGTTGAGGAGATAGAGGATGACGAACATGACCCAAACAAAGATGACCTGTTCGGCACACTGCCTGAAGGCAAGCGCCGCAAGTTTATTCTCGTTGATGATACGCAGAGGCCTGGCTGCCGTGTCCGCGTCAAAGTCATGCTAGACCAGGTGGACATGGACGAGATTCCCGACTCCTACCGGATGGCTAATTCAGTGTACCCGCGTACCTACTTTCCCGTTCAGATGAAGACTCCACGGGGCCAAGGACTTCCTGGAGACAGGTACATCAAGGACGATACCCAGATCAATGAtgttgacgaggacgaggccacTGTTGGGAGGACCATGGTCCCCGCTCCGCAGGTCGATGACGAGAGTGAGATCGCCGTTCCTAGGATCTCCCGACGCAGGCATAGAAAGGAGGTGCTGTTAAACGATCTGGGATACCGAAtgagctggagccagagCAGAGTATTCTCCGGACGGATGCTGTTCCTTCAGCGGTCTT TGGATGCATACAGAAACAAAATGCGCAGCACTATGCTTGCCGCCGGCCAGAATGAAAATTCAATCCCACCACACTTCGAAACCCGGGCAGGAAAGCGACGGTTCCTTGAGCGAAGGAAGCGGGCAGCTATGTCTCGCGACACCGAGCATACAGTTTCTGCATCCCAGCACGATGCCGAGGAAATCGAGCCCTAG
- a CDS encoding SRR1 family protein (transcript_id=CADANIAT00005729): MPHTRRKKPSPSQNKRLQVTDDSGWTHVTTNKHARRIRQPSVNPNSGSSSTGNRNGLEKDAAKEEIAEELVPAEAPQKTTLSDLQRQLGLYKQRWEESVTWDCVVEGLRRGVPSLLAERGSSSNSDGDGEKEVKDKDENQSKNGISIICIGLGSPSGFLRGGWVDRRAVSMYQLAALASILEWIGESTSMQNPNPGMRAYAQDPVFNTHDETLLNELKITVLTHPGAFQKVTPKTLLFCPGAERRHIELLLAHDPAIVVGGPLEDIESDVVRRFVERRESVRLKEFAELETAFWGMRIYFPRSGAEKQDKVSSRIQEGGAEG, encoded by the exons ATGCCCCACACCCGCCGCAAAAAACCGTCCCCCTCGCAGAACAAGCGCCTCCAAGTCACAGACGACTCCGGCTGGACGCACGTCACAACGAACAAACACGCTCGCCGCATCCGACAGCCGAGCGTAAACCCGAATTCAGGCTCGAGCTCGACTGGGAACCGCAATGGTCTAGAGAAAGATGCCgcgaaagaagaaatagCCGAGGAACTTGTCCCCGCCGAAGCACCACAAAAGACCACACTGTCCGACCTCCAGCGGCAGCTTGGATTGTATAAACAGCGATGGGAGGAGTCAGTGACCTGGGATTGTGTTGTTGAGGGCCTCAGGCGCGGGGTGCCCTCCTTGCTGGCGGAGCgtggaagcagcagcaacagcgacgGTGACGGCGAAAAAGAGGTCAAGGATAAAGACGAAAATCagagcaagaatggcatCTCGATTATCTGCATCGGTCTGGGAAGTCCCAGTGGTTTTCTGCGCGGCGGTTGGGTCGATCGTCGCGCCGTCTCAATGTACCAGCTCGCTGCATTGGCGAGTATCCTGGAATGGATTG GAGAAAGCACCTCGATGCAGAACCCCAACCCCGGAATGAGAGCTTACGCGCAAGATCCCGTCTTCAACACCCACGACGAAACTCTACTCAACGAGCTAAAGATAACCGTCCTCACGCACCCCGGCGCCTTCCAGAAAGTGACGCCGAAAACCCTCCTTTTTTGTCCTGGGGCAGAACGGCGTCATATTGAGCTCCTTCTTGCGCACGATCCGGCGATTGTGGTCGGCGGGCCGCTAGAGGATATCGAGTCGGATGTTGTGAGGCGGTTTGTGGAGAGGAGGGAGTCAGTCAGACTGAAGGAGTTTGCGGAGCTTGAGACGGCGTTCTGGGGGATGAGGATTTATTTCCCGCGTTCTGGAGCCGAGAAGCAAGATAAGGTTTCCAGTAGAATTCAGGAGGGGGGAGCTGAGGGATAG
- a CDS encoding copper acquisition factor BIM1-like domain-containing protein (transcript_id=CADANIAT00005728) — translation MLMSTSPSPWLAAAMLCIGLANAHTVIVYPGYRGNNLHTTGTVEGADGLGIAWSSDNETLIYPYGMQWSYPCGGMPTSENRTKWPVQGGAVSFQPGWFQGHSRAQIYINIGLGTVPPNMSHPMITPFEIVGPDNDPYPGTICLPQVRLPAGIEVQVGDNATIQVIELAQHGAALYNCADITFAEPEDVAEVNSTNCFNSSHISFETIFTTSSLENAGLEAVTVPSFLTAVVPTFLGIAYGLLMA, via the exons ATGTTAATGTCAACGTCGCCGTCACCATGGCTCGCCGCGGCCATGCTTTGCATCGGCCTGGCGAATGCTCACACCGTTATCGTCTATCCTGGATACAGAGGCAATAACCTACACACAACTGGGACGGTTGAGGGAGCTGACGGTCTCGGTATTGCGTGGAGCAGCGACAACGAGACTTTGATCTATCCATATGGAATGCAATGGTCCTATCCTT GCGGCGGCATGCCCACGTCAGAGAACCGAACGAAATGGCCGGTGCAAGGGGGCGCCGTATCCTTCCAACCAGGCTGGTTTCAGGGCCATTCCCGAGCTCAGATCTATATCAACATTGGGCTGGGCACTGTGCCGCCGAACATGAGCCACCCGATGATCACGCCCTTTGAGATCGTCGGCCCAGACAACGACCCCTACCCCGGCACAATCTGTCTTCCTCAAGTCAGGCTGCCGGCCGGAATCGAGGTCCAGGTGGGGGATAACGCGACGATCCAGGTGATTGAGCTAGCTCAGCATGGAGCGGCCCTGTACAAT TGCGCGGACATTACCTTCGCCGAACCCGAGGATGTCGCTGAAGTCAACTCCACAAACTGCTTCAATTCGTCACACATCTCCTTCGAGACAATCTTCACAACTTCCTCCCTAGAAAATGCCGGACTCGAAGCTGTCACAGTGCCGTCTTTCCTCACTGCCGTCGTTCCCACGTTCCTAGGCATCGCATACGGCCTTCTGATGGCGTAG
- the bgt3 gene encoding protein btgC (transcript_id=CADANIAT00005730), with amino-acid sequence MGDRSEQYGDIPPISSQHRMHGYGNNGEPAAMPGDGQQNWGSGPGIAHTHSMRTASTATPGMDNLGPSAVGGGISGIALGVANTHDRQSGIDAFRDADATLGYIPAERGYHTTGADNPYVPSPPSVGPGPDESSEGLRSHETFGSSAALSAAGAPAGNWTPPSGSRHSFLDGSYQGVASGPYQRHSAYSSQDYPADINPDDILDDGDDGFAAAPSNKPNAAGGAATGGAAGGLLGEFFGAKKAADASYDPVPGAGLPSVEKYAKPRPSGASRKRGWIIGGILAFIVIGAIVGGAVGGTLGNRRSETASESSEVSADDDTETNGDLDKNSDEIKSLMAMEGLHKVFPGMDYTPWGVQHPECDKWPPSQNNVTRDMAVLSRLTNTVRLYGTDCNQTEMVLHAIDRLELTDMKLWLGVWIDTNTTTNERQLSQLYDILDKRSDHSVFKGAIIGNEALYRAGSTKEEARKNIIDYMRQVRKHFNDHNIDIKVATSDLGDNWDETLADATDVVMSNVHPFFGGVEVSKAAGWTWSFWNSHNAPLTQGTNKGNIIAEVGWPSGGGNDCGDGANCKDDTSGAVAGVKQMNQFMADWVCPALENGTDYFWFEAFDEPWKVKFNKGDEQWEDKWGLMDPGRNLKPGIEIPDCGGKTAA; translated from the exons ATGGGCGACCGGTCAGAACAGTACGGCGATATCCCGCCGATTTCCTCTCAACATCGAATGCATGGATACGGGAACAACGGCGAGCCCGCGGCGATGCCAGGAGACGGACAGCAGAACTGGGGATCTGGTCCTGGCATTGCGCACACGCATTCAATGCGGACGGCCTCGACCGCAACCCCGGGGATGGATAATTTAGGGCCTTCGGCCGTGGGAGGAGGGATTAGCGGTATCGCCCTTGGCGTTGCCAACACCCATGACCGTCAGAGTGGCATTGACGCTTTCAGGGATGCAGACGCGACACTCGGCTATATCCCCGCTGAACGAGGTTATCATACTACCGGCGCAGATAATCCGTATGTGCCTTCGCCGCCGAGCGTTGGGCCTGGGCCGGACGAAAGCTCGGAGGGGCTGCGATCTCATGAGACTTTTGGCTCGAGCGCGGCCTTGAGCGCTGCGGGTGCACCGGCAGGGAACTGGACACCACCGAGCGGATCCCGTCACAGTTTTCTCGATGGATCATATCAGGGTGTAGCGTCGGGACCGTACCAGCGACATTCTGCCTACAGCTCGCAGGACTATCCTGCTGACATCAACCCGGATGATATTCTTGACGATGGAGATGATGGTTTTGCGGCAGCCCCGTCCAACAAACCTAacgcagctggaggagcagcCACTGGCGGTGCGGCTGGGGGTCTTTTAGGAGAATTCTTTGGTGCAAAGAAGGCAGCCGATGCTTCTTATGATCCTGTTCCCGGCGCAGGCCTGCCATCTGTCGAAAAGTATGCTAAACCTAGACCCTCCGGTGCGAGCCGAAAACGTGGCTGGATTATAGGGGGCATATTGGCTTTCATTGTTATTGGAGCTATTGTCGGAGGCGCTGTTGGCGGCACGTTGGGCAATCGCAGGTCTGAGACCGCATCAGAATCGTCCGAAGTATCTGCAGATGATGACACGGAGACCAACGGTGATCTCGACAAGAACTCGGACGAAATCAAGTCTCTTATGGCCATGGAAGGGTTGCACAAGGTGTTCCCAGGCATGGATTACACACCCTGGGGCGTCCAACACCCGGAGTGTGACAAATGGCCACCATCCCAGAACAATGTCACCCGTGATATGGCAGTGCTCTCGCGACTAACCAACACCGTCCGCCTTTACGGCACAGACTGCAACCAGACCGAAATGGTCCTCCACGCCATCGACCGCCTCGAACTTACAGATATGAAACTTTGGCTCGGCGTTTGGATTGACACAAACACTACCACCAACGAACGCCAGCTCTCCCAGCTCTACGACATTCTTGACAAACGCTCCGATCACTCTGTCTTTAAAGGCGCTATCATCGGCAACGAAGCTCTTTACCGCGCAGGTTCCACAAAGGAAGAAGCGCGCAAGAACATCATCGACTATATGCGCCAAGTCCGCAAGCACTTTAACGACCACAACATCGACATAAAAGTCGCGACCTCCGACCTCGGCGATAACTGGGACGAAACACTCGCAGATGCCACGGATGTCGTCATGTCGAACGTCCACCCCTTCTTTGGAGGCGTGGAGGTCAGCAAGGCAGCGGGTTGGACCTGGAGTTTTTGGAACTCACATAACGCTCCACTTACACAGGGGACGAACAAAGGCAATATCATTGCCGAGGTTGGCTGGCCCAGCGGTGGAGGAAACGATTGCGGCGACGGCGCCAACTGCAAGGATGATACCTCTGGTGCTGTGGCGGGGGTCAAGCAGATGAACCAGTTTATGGCAGACTGGGTCTGCCCGGCGCTGGAGAATGGGACAGATTATTTCTG GTTCGAGGCCTTTGACGAGCCCTGGAAAGTGAAATTCAACAAAGGTGACGAGCAGTGGGAAGACAAATGGGGTCTCATGGACCCTGGTCGCaacttgaagcctgggatcGAAATCCCGGATTGTGGTGGCAAGACGGCTGCATAG
- a CDS encoding uncharacterized protein (transcript_id=CADANIAT00005726) gives MQFRIPETTAELQQSCKTKKVYLIARLHLDIIIFSEIIEGRCIMVDFVCRVARITNVLFPKMKIANVVQFKMERNGVYDFVRANARRVSVLLCPVRVCPGGTGTFIYAPKERVRHL, from the exons ATGCAGTTCCGGATTCCCGAGACCACTGCAGAGCTTCAACAGTCGTGCAAGACTAAGAAAGTTTATCTCATCGCACGCCTCCAcctcgatatcatcatcttctctgAAATCATCGAGGGCAGATGCATCATGGTCGATTTCGTCTGCAGAGTTGCCCGTATCACCAATGTCCTCTTTCC TAAGATGAAGATTGCGAATGTCGTTCAATTCAAGATGGAACGCAATGGAGTCTATGATTTCGTTCG GGCAAATGCAAGGAGGGTTTCTGTCCTTTTATGTCCAGTTCGCG TCTGCCCGGGTGGAACTGGAACATTCATCTATGCTCCCAAGGAACGGGTGAGGCATTTGTGA